Part of the Candidatus Cloacimonadota bacterium genome, CGGGCGCGAAAAGGATGGGCACCACATCTCCGGAGGCCACGTGCGGAACTGCTTCCGCGGGAATGGGGGCGTAGCTTTTTTCCCAGGTGAAGCTGTCGTAAGGGTCGTAATTTTCAGAGCGCAGCAGGCCGGAGGCGAATTCCCACTGCTTCTGCTCTGTCCTGGCCAGCACCAGCCAACTGTACCACATCGCCTCCATCCAGATCAGGCTGATGAGCACGGCGGCGATGATGAAGATGTTGATCAGGCTGCGCCAGCCGTTGCCAACTATGTTTCTAAGCGCCAGTTTGAAGATCATCGGAAACCACCTCGCCATCAACCAGCCGGATCACCCGGCGGAGGTATTTGATCACCTTGTCGTCGTGCGTGGCAAAGATAAATGAAGTTCCCAAGCTGGAATTGATGCTTTTCATCGTTTCCAGGATGTGCAGCGAATTCTCCGTGTCCAGATTGGCAGTGGGCTCGTCAGCCAGTACCAGCGCGGGTTTTTTCACCATGGCCCGGGCGATCGCCACCCGCTGGCACTGTCCGCCGGAAAGCTGGGCAGGGCGGCTCTTGAGCTTGTCCGTGAGACCCACCCATTCCAGGGCGTCGCGCACCATTTTGTCACGCTCAGGACCGCTCAGCTTCAGCAGCAGCAGGGGAAACTCCACGTTTTCGTAAACGTTGTACACCGGCAGCAGGTTGTAGGTTTGAAAGATGAAGCCCAGATGGCGGCTGCGCAGTTCACTGGACTGATTCTGGCTGAGTTGGCTCACCTTGTAGCCCAGCACATCAACTTCGCCGGAACTGGGGGTGTCCAGGGAACCGATCACATTGAGCAGGGTGGTTTTACCGCTGCCGCTGGGCCCAACGATCCCGGCAAACTCACCTTTGCCGAAAACCAGATCGATCTTGTTCAAAGCCAGAAAATCCCCTTCCCCGGAGGGAAAGGATTTGCTCATGTTGGTGATGGTCACAGTTTTTTCCATGCTTCCTTCATATACCTTAAACTGATTGTCACGTTTGTTTACGGTTGCGGAGGGGTGGATGGTTCCACCGCGCCGTGGCCGCGTTTCATGAGGCGGGAGATCAGGCCCTGGTAGCGGTTCAGGACTTGGGCCATGAAGCTCGGTTCAGACATTCCGCCCAGGCTTTCTTTGGCGGCCCGGTAGCCGAAATCGTAGAAATCCTGCACATCGGCGAGGTCGAACATGTTTTTGCGGGGGTAGTGGGCGTCGATGAAGAGGTCGGGCGGGTTTTGCAGCATGGCCTGAATGGCCACGAAGCTCTGATTTTGCAGGATGGACTGGATCACCACCTCGTGGGCGCGGAGGTCATTATCGGCCAAAGGTGTGGCCACGCCGATCTTTTCGGCTTCCCGGGATACCGGTGGCAACACGTTGATGGCGATGGTGAAAGCCCCCGGAACCATGTCTTTGAAGGCCATCGGCAGGGGATGTTCGATGCCGCCGTCCACAAAGAGATGGCCCTGCATTTCGTGGGGTGAAAACAGCAGGGGCAAAGACGATGAAGCGCGTAGCGCGCCGGTGAGGGGGCCTTTGTCGATGAGGATGGTTTTGCGAAGGTTGAGGTCGTAGGCCACAGCCACAAAGGGCAGTGGCAGTTCCTCGATTTTCACGGGCCCGATCCATTTGGCGAAGAGGTCCATGATCTTTTTCTTGTTGTGCAGGCTCTTGATAAGGTCCAGAGAAAGTTTGAGCGGCTGGAAAGGCACCCAGCCTGGGTTGAAGACCAGCGCGGATTTGCTGTCCAAAGCCAGGGTCAGGATCTCCTGCGGGCTTTTGCCCATGGCGAGGAGACCGCCCACGATCGCCCCCATCGAGGTTCCCACTATCCCGGTGACTGTAAATTCCTCACGGATGGCCTCGATGGCGCCAATGTGCGCAAGGCCATAGGCGGCCCCGCCTCCCAGGATCAGTCTGGCTTCCCTTTTCATGAACGCCATTTTGGGGAAGGAAACAAATTGTCAAGCAAAACACGCCTGCCAGCCCAACAAAGAAAGCGCGGAAACCCGCTGAGGGGATTTCCGCGCCATTTTGGAGTTGGGATGATTATTATTCCTCGGCAGCTGGATCGGTGAAGGTCCGGGTGCCCAATTCCCTGTCCAGCATAAAGATGCCGTGCATGTTGTCGCCTATCATGTCCAACTGGCTCACGATGCGGTCGGCACTCGCCTCTTCCTCCACCTGCTCGTCCACGTACCATTGCAGAAATCCTTTGGTGGCGTGGTCGTTTTCGGTGATGGCGATGTCCATCAGTTCGTTGATGCTCTTGGTGATGAACTGCTCGTGTTCGTAGGCCGCTTTGAAGGCCTTCAGGGGGTTGCCAAAATCCACGGTGGGCTTGTCGATGGCCAGCAGTTCAACTTTGCCGCCCCGTTCCAGCAGATAATCGAATAACTTCATCGCGTGGAAATGTTCTTCCTGGGCCTGCACCTTCATCCAGTTGGCCATGCCGTCCAGGTTTTCATGGGCGAACCAAGCCTGCATCGCAACGTAAAGGTATTCGGAAAAGAGTTCTTTGTTGATCTGTTCATTGATGGCTTTTTCCAGTGTCTTGCTGATCATGGGTATCTCCTATATGTGTTTACTTAGTTGTTGTTCAATGTTTTGCGTAATGCCTGCCAGGGTGGCGGCGTCCGGGATGTACTGCGTTTTCAGCGGCTCCAGCATCTCAAAACCACATTCCTTGGGATCGCCCAAAAGTTGCTGCAGGATGGGAACGCTTTGCCCGCCCCAGCCGTAGGAACCGAAGGCCAGGCCGATCCTCTGCTGGGGCGAAAGCCCCTTCAGATAATAGATGAAGGCCGCCACGGTGGGCAGAATGGAGTTGTTCAGGGTGGGCGAGCCCACGGCGATGAATCTGGCATCCATCACTTCGGTCATGATGTCTGAAATGTGGTTGGTCTGCAGATTCAGCATGCTCACCTTGATGCCTTTGTTTTCAAAGGCCTGCGCGATGGCCTGGGCCATTTTCTTGGTGGAGCCCCACATCGTGTCGTAGATCACCAAAGCGCGCTTGGGATCGGCCACGTTGTTCGACCAGTCTGTGTAAGCCGCCAGGATCTGGGGGATGTGTTCGGTCCAGATGAGCCCATGGCTGGGGGCGATCATGTCGATGTCCAGTTGCGAAGCGGCTTCCAGGGCTTTCCGCACCTGCGAGGAATAAGGCAGCACGATGTTGGCGTAATACTTCTTGGCTTCCTCCATCACGATATTGAAGGGGTAATCCGCGGCCAGGCGTTCGCTGGAGGCGATGTGCTGGCCGAAGGCGTCGTTCGAGAAGAGGATCTTTTCCTGGGGGCAATAGGTCACCTGGTTGTCCGGCCAGTGCACCATCGGCGTGGTGAGAAAGCTCAGGTCGCGCTGGCCGATGTTGATGCTGTCACCGCTTTTGATCTGCTCAAAGTTCCAGTCCTGCCCGTAATGCATCTTCAAGCCCTTGATGCCGTTGGCGTTGGTGTAGATCTTCGCGTTGGGGATCAGCTTCATCAGCATCGGCATGCCGCTGGAGTGGTCCATCTCCACGTGGTTTTGCACGATCACGTCGATCCTGGCGGGATCG contains:
- a CDS encoding ABC transporter ATP-binding protein, whose translation is MEKTVTITNMSKSFPSGEGDFLALNKIDLVFGKGEFAGIVGPSGSGKTTLLNVIGSLDTPSSGEVDVLGYKVSQLSQNQSSELRSRHLGFIFQTYNLLPVYNVYENVEFPLLLLKLSGPERDKMVRDALEWVGLTDKLKSRPAQLSGGQCQRVAIARAMVKKPALVLADEPTANLDTENSLHILETMKSINSSLGTSFIFATHDDKVIKYLRRVIRLVDGEVVSDDLQTGA
- a CDS encoding patatin-like phospholipase family protein — its product is MKREARLILGGGAAYGLAHIGAIEAIREEFTVTGIVGTSMGAIVGGLLAMGKSPQEILTLALDSKSALVFNPGWVPFQPLKLSLDLIKSLHNKKKIMDLFAKWIGPVKIEELPLPFVAVAYDLNLRKTILIDKGPLTGALRASSSLPLLFSPHEMQGHLFVDGGIEHPLPMAFKDMVPGAFTIAINVLPPVSREAEKIGVATPLADNDLRAHEVVIQSILQNQSFVAIQAMLQNPPDLFIDAHYPRKNMFDLADVQDFYDFGYRAAKESLGGMSEPSFMAQVLNRYQGLISRLMKRGHGAVEPSTPPQP
- a CDS encoding ferritin, with amino-acid sequence MISKTLEKAINEQINKELFSEYLYVAMQAWFAHENLDGMANWMKVQAQEEHFHAMKLFDYLLERGGKVELLAIDKPTVDFGNPLKAFKAAYEHEQFITKSINELMDIAITENDHATKGFLQWYVDEQVEEEASADRIVSQLDMIGDNMHGIFMLDRELGTRTFTDPAAEE
- a CDS encoding FprA family A-type flavoprotein, with protein sequence MKAYKLRDNIWWVGGIDWDLRNFHGYLTQRGSTYNAYLIIDEKVTLIDNVKYYLYDEMLARISDVIDPARIDVIVQNHVEMDHSSGMPMLMKLIPNAKIYTNANGIKGLKMHYGQDWNFEQIKSGDSINIGQRDLSFLTTPMVHWPDNQVTYCPQEKILFSNDAFGQHIASSERLAADYPFNIVMEEAKKYYANIVLPYSSQVRKALEAASQLDIDMIAPSHGLIWTEHIPQILAAYTDWSNNVADPKRALVIYDTMWGSTKKMAQAIAQAFENKGIKVSMLNLQTNHISDIMTEVMDARFIAVGSPTLNNSILPTVAAFIYYLKGLSPQQRIGLAFGSYGWGGQSVPILQQLLGDPKECGFEMLEPLKTQYIPDAATLAGITQNIEQQLSKHI